In one Limosilactobacillus oris genomic region, the following are encoded:
- a CDS encoding aldose 1-epimerase family protein — MITLQNDVLAVEINELGAQLHSIKRRDNGLEYLWQGDARSWGRQAPILFPFVGRLKDDQYEFDHQIYHQGQHGFARDRQFAVVNQDGEQVVLEQRSDDETRQVFPFEFILRVHYQLVAAQLQVSYEVINPADRSLIYAIGAHPGFNMPLTPTGDFNNIKFTVSPAEEYSRIVLEGPYNDSGHPRLIDMTTGFKLDHQLFAHDAIIFKTGGMDFAATLTDLATDHGVTVSTKETQYVGLWSAYPAKANFACIEPWWGIADNVATDGLLLHKQGMSRLAPGASKQYHFSIKPF; from the coding sequence ATGATTACTCTGCAAAATGACGTCTTAGCGGTTGAAATTAATGAACTCGGTGCCCAACTGCACAGTATTAAACGCCGGGACAATGGGCTGGAATACCTATGGCAAGGAGATGCTCGTAGTTGGGGACGGCAAGCGCCCATCCTTTTCCCGTTCGTTGGCCGGTTGAAGGATGACCAGTATGAGTTTGACCACCAAATTTATCACCAGGGTCAGCACGGTTTTGCCCGGGACCGTCAATTCGCGGTGGTTAACCAAGATGGTGAACAGGTAGTGCTGGAACAGCGCTCTGACGACGAGACGCGGCAGGTTTTTCCTTTTGAATTTATTTTACGGGTCCACTACCAGTTAGTTGCCGCCCAGCTCCAGGTAAGCTATGAGGTCATTAATCCGGCAGACCGTTCATTAATTTACGCGATTGGGGCTCATCCCGGCTTCAATATGCCGTTAACACCAACCGGAGATTTTAATAATATTAAGTTTACGGTTAGCCCGGCGGAGGAATATTCCCGGATTGTCCTGGAGGGACCCTATAACGATTCTGGACACCCGCGGCTGATTGATATGACCACGGGCTTCAAACTTGACCACCAGTTGTTTGCCCATGACGCAATCATTTTCAAGACCGGGGGAATGGACTTTGCGGCGACGCTGACCGATTTGGCAACGGATCATGGAGTGACCGTTTCAACTAAGGAAACCCAGTACGTGGGACTTTGGTCAGCCTACCCGGCCAAGGCGAACTTTGCCTGCATCGAACCCTGGTGGGGAATTGCTGATAACGTCGCGACAGACGGTCTGCTTCTCCATAAGCAGGGGATGTCGCGGTTGGCACCGGGCGCAAGCAAGCAGTACCACTTTAGTATCAAGCCATTCTAA
- the parE gene encoding DNA topoisomerase IV subunit B: protein MGGHFVTTKKVKYDESSIQVLKGLEAVRKRPGMYIGSTDSRGLHHLVYEIVDNAVDEALSGYGDEINVTIEADNSITVQDHGRGMPVGMHASGKPTPEVIMTVLHAGGKFGQADGYKTSGGLHGVGASVVNALSTNLTLTIVRDHVRYQEKFKNGGQPVGTLKKLGKTRADSGTTVTFKPDPAIFTTTTYDYNTLANRLRESAFLLKGIKIVLADKRPGQEQENVFQFNDGIQEFVSYLNEGKDTLGKTLYFDGKDQGVEVEVAAQYNDGYSENLLSFVNNVRTPDGGTHEAGFRSAWTKTFNEYAKRVGLLKANDKNLEGSDVREGLTAVISVRIPERLLQFEGQTKDKLGTPEARKIVDTIVSEQLNYALMENGDFAQMLIRKALKAREAREAARKARNQARGGKRKSRKERNLSGKLTPAQSKNANKNELFLVEGDSAGGSAKQGRDRKYQAILPLRGKVLNTEKAKLDDVLKNEELNTIIYTVGAGAGSEFDVDDSNYDKIIIMTDADDDGAHIQILLLTFFYKYMRPMIEAGKVYIALPPLYLLRQGKGAKTKITYAWTNDELTKLTKRMGKTAQLQRFKGLGEMNADQLWETTMNPETRTLIRVRIEDAELAERRVTTLMGNKVEPRREWIEENVQFTLSDDQESDELVASKKHLNQ from the coding sequence ATGGGAGGTCATTTTGTGACCACGAAGAAAGTAAAATACGATGAATCATCAATCCAGGTCTTGAAGGGTCTGGAAGCCGTTCGCAAGCGGCCGGGAATGTATATCGGCTCGACCGATAGCCGGGGGTTGCACCACTTAGTTTACGAAATCGTCGATAACGCGGTGGATGAAGCTCTTTCCGGCTATGGTGACGAAATTAACGTGACCATTGAGGCTGACAATTCGATTACGGTTCAGGATCATGGTCGGGGGATGCCCGTGGGGATGCACGCCTCGGGTAAGCCCACGCCTGAAGTTATCATGACGGTCCTCCATGCTGGTGGTAAGTTTGGTCAGGCCGATGGCTACAAGACCTCTGGTGGTCTGCACGGGGTTGGGGCTTCGGTAGTGAACGCCCTGTCAACCAACTTAACGTTGACGATTGTGCGGGACCATGTTCGCTACCAGGAAAAGTTTAAGAATGGTGGGCAACCAGTTGGGACCCTGAAAAAGCTGGGCAAGACCCGGGCGGATAGCGGGACAACTGTAACCTTTAAGCCTGATCCGGCAATTTTTACAACCACAACTTACGACTATAATACTTTGGCAAACCGTCTGCGGGAATCGGCATTCCTGCTCAAGGGAATCAAGATTGTCCTGGCTGACAAGCGTCCGGGCCAGGAGCAGGAAAACGTTTTCCAATTTAATGACGGAATCCAGGAGTTCGTTTCTTACCTCAACGAGGGGAAAGACACCCTGGGCAAGACCCTTTACTTTGATGGTAAGGATCAAGGAGTCGAGGTCGAAGTCGCTGCTCAGTACAATGACGGTTATTCCGAAAACCTGCTTTCCTTTGTCAACAACGTGCGGACGCCAGACGGTGGGACCCACGAAGCAGGATTTCGCAGCGCCTGGACCAAGACTTTTAATGAGTATGCCAAACGGGTTGGCCTCCTGAAGGCTAACGACAAGAACCTCGAGGGTAGCGACGTCCGGGAGGGATTGACAGCGGTCATCTCAGTCCGCATTCCAGAACGGCTCCTCCAGTTTGAGGGCCAAACCAAAGATAAGCTGGGAACACCGGAAGCCCGCAAAATCGTCGATACGATCGTTAGCGAGCAGCTCAACTATGCCCTGATGGAAAATGGCGACTTCGCCCAGATGCTAATCAGAAAGGCGCTGAAAGCTCGGGAAGCCCGGGAGGCGGCGCGGAAGGCCCGCAACCAGGCCCGGGGTGGAAAACGGAAGAGCCGGAAGGAACGAAACCTGTCCGGTAAGCTCACTCCTGCCCAGTCGAAGAACGCTAACAAAAATGAACTCTTCCTGGTCGAAGGGGATTCTGCCGGCGGGTCGGCTAAGCAAGGCCGTGACCGGAAGTACCAGGCAATCCTGCCCCTTCGTGGAAAGGTGCTGAACACCGAAAAGGCGAAGCTCGACGACGTGCTGAAAAACGAAGAGCTGAATACGATCATCTATACCGTCGGCGCCGGTGCCGGATCCGAATTTGACGTTGACGACTCCAACTACGACAAGATCATTATCATGACCGATGCCGATGATGATGGGGCCCATATTCAAATCCTCCTGCTGACCTTCTTCTACAAGTATATGCGGCCGATGATCGAGGCGGGCAAGGTCTACATTGCCCTGCCACCCCTCTACCTTCTCCGGCAGGGAAAAGGCGCGAAGACGAAGATTACCTACGCTTGGACCAACGATGAGCTAACTAAGCTGACTAAGCGGATGGGCAAGACGGCCCAGTTGCAGCGGTTTAAGGGGCTGGGGGAAATGAACGCCGACCAGCTCTGGGAAACAACGATGAATCCGGAAACGCGGACGCTGATCCGGGTACGGATTGAAGACGCCGAGTTGGCAGAACGGCGGGTGACGACCCTGATGGGGAATAAAGTGGAACCGCGGCGGGAGTGGATTGAAGAAAACGTTCAATTTACCCTGAGTGACGACCAGGAATCCGATGAGTTAGTTGCCAGCAAGAAGCACCTTAACCAATAA
- the topA gene encoding type I DNA topoisomerase — translation MATKTAKKTTKATATKKKTTRRRSKVKKNLVIVESPSKAKTIGRFLGRSYKVVASLGHVRDLPKSRMGVDIEHDYQPDYISIRGKGDVIKELRKDAKNAKAVYLASDPDREGEAIAWHVSNILKLDDDQKNRVTFNEITKDAVKNAFKEPRTINMDLVDAQQARRVLDRLVGYSISPILWKKVKKGLSAGRVQSVALNLIIQRENEIRNFKPEEYWTIDAEFKHGRDKFTAAFYGENDKKVKLSNNEDVQRILGKLDKKQDFAITKVTRKERRRQPQPPYTTSTMQQDANRRLNFRTRKTMMAAQMLYEGIDIKQGAPVGLITYMRTDSTRIASIAKHEASQFIHEQYGGEYAAVKPVKGKLPEGAQDAHEAIRPTSVHRTPAKMKPYLTNDQYKLYSLIWARFVASQMTPEVIDTMNVNLEQNGVDFRANGSKVKFLGFTKVYKRGDDKDNVLPELNEGDQAQMVSDEPAQHFTQPPARYTEAALIKTLESNGVGRPSTYAPTLDTIQRRYYVRLVSRHFEPTELGEIVNKIIEKQFPDIVNAQFTADVEGELDQVEEGKQNWIKVVDSFYQPFSKEVHNAEEQVAKIQMKDELAGIDCDICGAPMIIKMGRYGKFYACSRFPNCRNTKAIVKDTGVTCPVCKKGTVVERKSKKNRVFYGCSRYPDCDFVSWDRPIGRDCPKDGHFLVEKKVKGGKQVICPNGDYEEAVQK, via the coding sequence ATGGCAACCAAAACCGCTAAAAAAACAACGAAGGCTACCGCGACGAAAAAGAAGACGACGCGGCGCCGCTCAAAAGTAAAGAAAAATCTTGTAATTGTCGAATCACCGTCGAAGGCTAAAACGATTGGCCGCTTTTTGGGGCGCTCCTATAAGGTCGTTGCTAGTCTAGGCCACGTTCGCGACTTGCCGAAGAGCCGGATGGGAGTTGATATTGAACACGACTACCAGCCTGACTATATTTCCATCCGGGGGAAGGGTGACGTCATTAAGGAGTTGCGTAAGGATGCGAAGAACGCTAAGGCGGTCTACCTGGCATCTGACCCCGACCGGGAGGGGGAAGCAATTGCCTGGCACGTTTCCAATATTTTGAAACTAGATGATGACCAGAAGAACCGGGTAACCTTTAACGAAATTACCAAGGATGCGGTTAAGAACGCTTTTAAGGAACCGCGGACTATTAACATGGACCTGGTCGATGCCCAGCAGGCACGGCGGGTGCTGGACCGGTTAGTAGGTTATTCTATCAGTCCAATCCTGTGGAAGAAGGTTAAGAAGGGACTGAGTGCCGGCCGGGTGCAGTCCGTTGCCCTTAACCTGATTATCCAACGGGAAAATGAAATCCGTAATTTCAAACCCGAAGAGTACTGGACGATTGACGCCGAATTTAAGCACGGCCGGGATAAGTTTACCGCTGCCTTCTACGGTGAAAATGATAAGAAGGTCAAGCTCAGTAATAACGAGGATGTTCAACGGATCTTGGGTAAGCTCGATAAGAAGCAGGACTTTGCTATTACCAAGGTTACGCGGAAGGAACGGCGGCGCCAACCACAACCGCCGTACACAACGTCAACGATGCAGCAGGACGCTAACCGGCGGCTGAACTTCCGGACCCGGAAGACGATGATGGCTGCGCAGATGCTTTATGAAGGAATTGACATTAAGCAGGGAGCCCCTGTCGGCCTCATCACCTATATGCGGACGGACTCCACCCGAATTGCCTCGATTGCTAAGCACGAGGCCTCGCAATTTATTCATGAGCAGTATGGTGGTGAATACGCGGCGGTCAAGCCGGTTAAGGGGAAGTTGCCAGAAGGGGCTCAGGACGCCCACGAAGCAATTCGGCCAACCTCGGTTCACCGAACACCAGCCAAAATGAAACCCTACCTGACCAACGACCAGTACAAGCTATACAGCCTGATTTGGGCGCGCTTTGTCGCCAGCCAGATGACCCCTGAAGTAATTGATACGATGAACGTCAACCTGGAACAGAACGGGGTTGACTTCCGTGCCAATGGTTCCAAGGTCAAGTTCCTAGGCTTTACCAAGGTCTACAAGCGGGGCGATGATAAGGATAACGTCCTTCCCGAATTGAATGAGGGGGACCAAGCGCAAATGGTCAGTGATGAGCCGGCCCAGCACTTTACCCAGCCACCGGCTCGTTACACAGAAGCGGCCCTCATCAAGACCTTGGAAAGCAATGGGGTCGGCCGGCCATCGACCTACGCACCGACCCTGGACACAATCCAGCGGCGGTACTATGTTCGGCTCGTATCCCGGCACTTTGAACCGACGGAACTGGGGGAAATTGTCAATAAGATTATTGAAAAACAGTTCCCCGACATCGTTAACGCCCAGTTTACGGCGGACGTCGAGGGTGAACTAGACCAAGTTGAAGAAGGGAAACAAAACTGGATTAAGGTGGTCGACAGCTTCTACCAGCCATTCTCTAAGGAAGTCCATAATGCCGAAGAGCAGGTTGCCAAGATCCAGATGAAGGATGAACTGGCCGGCATCGACTGTGATATTTGTGGAGCGCCGATGATCATCAAGATGGGCCGGTATGGTAAGTTTTACGCCTGCTCGCGCTTCCCTAACTGCCGGAATACCAAGGCCATCGTCAAGGATACTGGGGTGACCTGCCCGGTCTGCAAGAAGGGAACGGTCGTGGAACGGAAGTCCAAGAAGAACCGGGTCTTCTACGGATGCTCCCGCTATCCTGACTGTGACTTTGTTTCCTGGGACCGCCCAATTGGCCGTGACTGCCCTAAGGATGGTCACTTCTTAGTTGAAAAGAAGGTTAAGGGGGGCAAACAGGTTATTTGTCCAAACGGTGATTACGAAGAAGCCGTTCAGAAATAA
- the dprA gene encoding DNA-processing protein DprA gives MMSIRKFLLQLNLCRGIGQVSKVRLWQVARQHHCFTDLKALAQWAQLGPSSQEALLNNWASDQLAAAVEYNQRFPYITIMDDDYPDQLRETYCPPLVLFYTGRLELLKNPLLAVVGARDMSSYGETVLRGLIPQLAKRQVTVVSGLAKGVDGMSHRLALANDGPTIGVVGCGLDRVYPTENRQLQETVAQRGLVISEYGRGEPPLAYHFPERNRIIAGLASTVLVIEAKKRSGSLITANLALEENRTVCAVPGRIDTSRSMGCNELIAAGAKPILRVQDILDEFLL, from the coding sequence TGTGGCAGGTTGCTAGACAGCACCACTGCTTTACCGACCTCAAGGCACTGGCGCAGTGGGCCCAGCTCGGTCCGAGTTCGCAGGAGGCACTTCTGAACAACTGGGCTAGTGACCAGCTTGCCGCGGCGGTGGAGTATAACCAGCGTTTTCCTTATATTACGATTATGGATGATGACTACCCGGACCAGCTGCGGGAGACTTACTGCCCACCCCTAGTCTTGTTTTACACTGGGCGGTTGGAATTGCTCAAAAATCCACTCTTAGCAGTGGTTGGTGCCCGGGACATGTCTAGTTACGGTGAAACGGTTTTACGGGGGCTGATTCCCCAGCTTGCCAAACGGCAGGTTACCGTCGTGAGCGGCCTTGCCAAGGGGGTTGACGGGATGAGTCACCGGCTCGCCCTGGCTAATGATGGTCCGACCATTGGAGTAGTCGGTTGTGGCCTGGATCGGGTATATCCCACCGAAAACCGGCAGTTGCAGGAAACAGTGGCCCAGCGTGGCTTAGTTATCTCTGAGTATGGTCGCGGCGAGCCGCCCCTGGCCTACCATTTTCCGGAGCGCAACAGGATTATTGCGGGCTTAGCCTCAACCGTGCTGGTAATTGAGGCCAAGAAGCGCAGCGGGAGTTTGATCACTGCTAATTTAGCCCTGGAGGAAAACAGGACCGTCTGTGCGGTTCCTGGTCGGATTGACACCAGCCGGTCGATGGGGTGTAACGAGCTGATCGCAGCCGGTGCCAAACCGATTCTTCGGGTTCAGGATATTTTGGACGAGTTCTTACTTTGA
- the plsY gene encoding glycerol-3-phosphate 1-O-acyltransferase PlsY, with the protein MTFEIWGMIIIAYLLGSIPSGLWIGRIFYHKDIRKLGSGNIGTTNTFRTLGPAAGTVVLFMDVLKGTLAASQPYLLGVSHSVNPLLIGLFASLGHTVSIFDHFHGGKAVATSAGILLAYNPPLFGIACLIFIGTLLLTSMASAASIVGITSIFIIALCERDLILSLVAGILTVLVVYRHKGNIKRIITGKESMVHFGLGHYLREKNRKK; encoded by the coding sequence ATGACGTTCGAAATATGGGGGATGATTATCATCGCCTACTTGCTCGGTTCTATCCCGTCAGGCTTATGGATCGGGCGTATTTTCTACCACAAGGACATTCGAAAGCTGGGGAGTGGCAACATCGGTACCACTAACACCTTCCGTACGCTAGGCCCGGCAGCTGGTACCGTCGTCCTCTTCATGGACGTCCTCAAGGGAACCCTAGCCGCCAGTCAGCCCTACCTGCTGGGGGTTAGCCACAGCGTCAACCCGCTTCTGATTGGGCTCTTCGCCTCACTCGGCCACACGGTTTCCATTTTCGACCACTTTCACGGCGGCAAAGCGGTGGCGACTAGTGCAGGGATCTTGCTGGCATATAACCCGCCGCTGTTTGGCATTGCCTGCCTGATTTTTATCGGCACCCTTCTCCTGACGTCGATGGCGAGTGCTGCTAGCATCGTCGGGATCACCTCAATTTTCATCATTGCCCTTTGCGAGCGAGACCTGATTCTCTCACTCGTCGCTGGTATTTTGACAGTTCTGGTAGTCTACCGGCACAAGGGAAATATCAAGCGAATCATCACTGGCAAAGAGTCGATGGTTCACTTTGGACTGGGGCATTACCTGCGAGAAAAGAACCGTAAGAAATAG